The segment ACAACGGCCATGGAAGTCAACAGTTTGCATTGCAGTCATCGATCTATTCTACGTACTTATAGTAGTCACATAGGTACAAAAGGCAGTTGAGGAATACGAAATCTTCGTATATATATGGCTTATTAAGATTATTCATTTGTGTTGAGATTTGTTCTGAAGAGGTAGGTAAAAATAATCAAGTACCAGATGAGTAAAATCAACggataaatatatattatgtgtgataaatatatattatgtgtGATAGATGAGCGGTTAAGATAAATCATACGTTCACAATTGCATTTCTCGGCAGTTTGCCTATGATCTATGTATGACACATATGCAGTCATATGTCTGGAGGGTACGTATAttgtattgtgatgcattgcTACGTTATACGTATCATGTTGCAAAATATTAATGTATGTATGCATTTTCATTTCTACATATCGAGTTCATCGTGTAAATTTGTAACTAGCAAGTTTTTGGTGTATATATGATGATGAATCGTGCACgacaatatatatataggaaagcAAGCAAGCATGCATGCTGTTACCTTTGGACCAGCCACCGCCGTGTGGGCCAGACAAACCCcccgaggaggaggtgggagaagaggagaggtAGTAGAAAGGAGGAGGCTGCTCCTCGTtttcgtcgtcgtcatcatgcGCGTACGTGTACTCGTGCTGCTCTCTGCCGGCGGGCAGCAGCCTGCCGATCTCCTGCTCGATCATGGCCGCGATCTCCGAGGGGTCCCGGTCGGTGATGTCCAGCTCCTTCACCATCTCATTCGCCACCGCCATCgccgtgtcgcccaccatgtcgAACGGGAAGTAGATGTTCCGAGCATGGCCTGCATCATGCATGTATCAGATTCAGAAATCAAGTGACACGATCAAGAAACATCAATGTATACGTACCTGTCTCATCGGCGATCTGTACTTTGAGGAAGATGGTGTCCTGCTCGCTGTTTAGCTTgccggtgatggtcatgtcagtCCTTGCCGGCAGCTCTGCCTCCTCCGCCACGTCCTGATCGTCCGACGACGACAATGGTTCGGCTGTATCACTGCAGGTGAAGGGAGCAGCACCTGGCACTGGCAGTGGCATCGTGGCACAAGGCGACGTGGCATGATCGTCAAGGAAAGGGTCCAGCAAGAGCTCCGCCGCGGACGGCCGCTTGGAGGATGCGACAAGGCACCTGCCGATGAACCGTCGGGCCTCGTCGTCGTCCACCCGGTAAAATGCGTCGGGTAGCTTGCCGGCGGTGACCTTCTTGTAGATCTGCGCAGGGTTGGAGCACTCGCTGTAGGGGTACTCGGTGGTGAGCATCTCGAGCATGCACATGCCGAAGGAGTAGACGTCCACGAGCTGGTTGTACTCTTCGTCGTACATCTCGGGGGCCATGAACTCGGGCGTGCCGATGACGCTGTGCGCGGCCTGCCCCGCCTCGCTGAGGACGGCGGCGAGGCCGAGGTCGCCGATCTTGACCTGTCCCTGGTGGCCGTTGACGAAGAGGTTGTCGCACTTGAGGTCGCGGTGGATGACGGGCGGGTCGTGGGCGTGGAGGTAGGCGAGCCCCCGCAGGATCTGGCGCGCCCACGACCGGACGGCGCGGAGGCTCACGCGCGGGTACCGGAGGCGGTACGAGCGGAGGGTGCCGGAGGAGAAGAGCTCGGTGATGAAGTTGAAGGTGCGGCGGGGGACGTCCACCCAGGAGGCGTGGAAGACGATGATGGCGTCGTGGCGGAGCGTGCTCAGCAGCTGCACCTCCGAGTACATGCGCTGCACCGCGTCCGGCGTCCGGAGCACGTCGCAGAGGCTCGCCTGGTTCCATGCAACCTCCACGCCGCGATCCTCGTCGAAACCCCGGTACACCCACTTCATTGCTCCTTTGCCCAGCAGCTCGTCGAACTGCCAATACAAAACATTTCAAATTAGCAAGCAACATATATATGGATTTCACATTCTTTTTTAGGCAAATTAAATGGATTATACAGTACATGTTGTGAGCTCATAATTAATCGTGAAAGTATATTTGTGAGCCTTCTGAAGGagaaatgatattattttggaACTAAATGGCATTCTTCTTTGATTTTAAAGCATTACAATTATACACCTGTAGAAACTAGTGAAAAGATGAACAGAAGTGAGTGCTACGACTTGATCCCACCCCACTAGAAGAAAAGAGATGAACCACCAATCTTTGGATATGACATGGCATATCCTTTTGAAGCTTAATTTCAAAGCATATTATTATTGGCATCTTGAAACATGGACCCAATTCAAGCAATATTCAACTTGGGAAAGTTCATTTACCAATCAAACACCAACTCTGACTGTTGGATAAAGCTAGCTCACTTTTTCTTATTGGAAGTGAGATCACAATCAGACTCTCACCATCTGAGATTAATGATCGACTATTTGACCCAGTATAGAATACT is part of the Phragmites australis chromosome 12, lpPhrAust1.1, whole genome shotgun sequence genome and harbors:
- the LOC133886746 gene encoding probable serine/threonine-protein kinase WNK7 isoform X2, with product MSSQHFDELLGKGAMKWVYRGFDEDRGVEVAWNQASLCDVLRTPDAVQRMYSEVQLLSTLRHDAIIVFHASWVDVPRRTFNFITELFSSGTLRSYRLRYPRVSLRAVRSWARQILRGLAYLHAHDPPVIHRDLKCDNLFVNGHQGQVKIGDLGLAAVLSEAGQAAHSVIGTPEFMAPEMYDEEYNQLVDVYSFGMCMLEMLTTEYPYSECSNPAQIYKKVTAGKLPDAFYRVDDDEARRFIGRCLVASSKRPSAAELLLDPFLDDHATSPCATMPLPVPGAAPFTCSDTAEPLSSSDDQDVAEEAELPARTDMTITGKLNSEQDTIFLKVQIADETGHARNIYFPFDMVGDTAMAVANEMVKELDITDRDPSEIAAMIEQEIGRLLPAGREQHEYTYAHDDDDENEEQPPPFYYLSSSPTSSSGGLSGPHGGGWSKDHCYYALSDDDDMSSMHSGKYSATHYDTPGHEEDGHVGTKTKTTRFSPAGEISSSSSRSPRRADTLAQQLQRQCSVSPHAGRPRRRDDERRGRMTRNRSMVDMRSQLLHRTLVEELNRRLFFNTVGAVEDIGFRHYSSSSTRGPRKEMQRR
- the LOC133886746 gene encoding probable serine/threonine-protein kinase WNK7 isoform X1 is translated as MSGPRRCSGRRPERPAVVGENSNGYVETDPTGRYGRFDELLGKGAMKWVYRGFDEDRGVEVAWNQASLCDVLRTPDAVQRMYSEVQLLSTLRHDAIIVFHASWVDVPRRTFNFITELFSSGTLRSYRLRYPRVSLRAVRSWARQILRGLAYLHAHDPPVIHRDLKCDNLFVNGHQGQVKIGDLGLAAVLSEAGQAAHSVIGTPEFMAPEMYDEEYNQLVDVYSFGMCMLEMLTTEYPYSECSNPAQIYKKVTAGKLPDAFYRVDDDEARRFIGRCLVASSKRPSAAELLLDPFLDDHATSPCATMPLPVPGAAPFTCSDTAEPLSSSDDQDVAEEAELPARTDMTITGKLNSEQDTIFLKVQIADETGHARNIYFPFDMVGDTAMAVANEMVKELDITDRDPSEIAAMIEQEIGRLLPAGREQHEYTYAHDDDDENEEQPPPFYYLSSSPTSSSGGLSGPHGGGWSKDHCYYALSDDDDMSSMHSGKYSATHYDTPGHEEDGHVGTKTKTTRFSPAGEISSSSSRSPRRADTLAQQLQRQCSVSPHAGRPRRRDDERRGRMTRNRSMVDMRSQLLHRTLVEELNRRLFFNTVGAVEDIGFRHYSSSSTRGPRKEMQRR